CGATCTCCACGATCGAGGCGGCGAGCAGCCCACCGGTGAGTGACTCGACAGTGGCCAGCGTCTCGTGCCTCAGCGACAGGCTGTGCACCACGCCCGCGGCCGGACTACCGACCTCCGGGCTGCCCACCGGACGCTCCCGACCCTCATCCTGCTCCATACACCCGTCCTTCCCCACCCATCCCCACCCAACCCTCCCCGACCAGTCCCGTCGATCATGAAGTTATCGCCCCGACACGCCACGCCGGACGGCAACAACTTCATGATCGACCAGGCCGCGGGCGGGGCCGGGGGGCGGGGACGGGGTGGGGGTGGGGGGTGGGGGGTGGGGGGTGGGGGGTGGGGTGGGGTGGGGTGGGTCAGTGGGGGCGGCGGAGGCGGAGGGCCTGGGCTATGTAGTCGAAACCGGTGGCGACGGTGACCAGGACGGCGGCGCCCATGATCCAAGGACCCACGGAGGCGAGGGCGGCCGGCATCGGCCAGAGGTACCAGGCGATGGCCAGGATCTGGAGCGCAGTTTTGATCTTGCCGCCTCGGCTGGCCGCGATCACGCCGTGCCGAATCACCCAGAACCGCATCCCGGTGATCCCCAGCTCACGGACGAGGATCAGCGCGGTCACCCACCAGGGCAGCCGGTCGTACCAGGAGAGCAGCACCAGTGCGGCGCCGGTGAGCGCCTTGTCCGCGATCGGGTCCGCCACCTTGCCGACCGAGGTGACCAGCCCGAACCGGCGGGCGATCCAGCCGTCCACCAGGTCGGTCGCGGAGGCGACCGCGAAGATCAGGCAGGCCGCCATCCGCCAGCCGGCGTGGGTCATCCCGGACACGATCACCGAGGCGGCGAAGACCGGCACCAGCACCAGCCGCAACGCGGTCAGCGCGTTGGCGGCGTTGAGCACCGGCACCCCGGGAACCACCCGGGGTGGCGTCGACTCCGTCGCCCCGGTCACCGCCGCACCCCGCTCGGGTCGCCGTGGCGTTCCCGGTACCGCACCACGTGGCTCCCCCGCTCCGCTCGGGCCCGCCGTCACCGTGCCGCGCCGGGCGCCGCCGAGATCATCTCATCCGGCACGGCGAGCAGGTCCACCCCTTCAGTGCCGGTCACCGTTGCGCGTACCAGGTCACCCGGGCGCAGCGCGGAGAGGTCGACCCCACCCTCGGCCGGGGCGACCAGGGTGGTGGAGCCGTCCACCTCCGGCGCCTGGTGCGCCGCCCGGCCCTCCACCACGCCGTCCTCGATCGTGTCGACAAGCACCTCGACGCATCTGCCGAGGCGGTCCTCGGCCCGCTGCGAGCAGAGCTCGTCGGCGAGCGCGCTGAGCCGGTCGTACCGTCGCTTGATCGTGGCGGCGGAGACCTTGCCGGGCAGGCCGGCGGCCTCGGTGCCGTCCTCGTCGCTGTAGTCGAACATGCCGATCGCGTCGAGCCGGGCCTCGGTCAGGAACCGCACCAGCTCGTCGACGTCGGCGCGCGTCTCGCCGGGGAACCCGACGATGAAGTTGCTCCGGGCACCCGCGTCCGGGGCCAGGGCACGGGCGCTCGCCAGCAGCTCCAGGAACCGGTCGGTGGAGCCGAAACGCCGCATGCGGCGCAGCACCGGCTCGCTGGAGTGCTGGAACGACAGGTCGAAGTACGGGGCCACGCCCGGGGTGTTGGCGATCGCCTCGACCAGCCCGGGCCGGGTCTCGGCCGGCTGGAGGTAGCTCGCCCGCACCCGGACGATGCCGGTCACGGCGGCGAGCTGCGGCAGCAGCTTCTCCAGGGCGCGCGGGTCGCCCAGGTCCTTGCCGTACGAGGTGGAGTTCTCGCTGACCAGCACCAGCTCCCGGACGCCGGACTTGGCCAGCCACTCCGCCTCGGCGAGCAGCTCGTCCGGAGTACGCGAGACGAACGCCCCACGGAAGGCCGGGATGGCGCAGAACGCGCAGCGGCGGTCGCAGCCGCTGGCCAGCTTCAGCGAGGCGACCGGGCCGGTGTCCAGCCGGCGGCGCAGCACCTGACGCAGGTGCGCCGGGGTGTGCTCGTCGGTGTCGACGGCCGTACGGGTCGGAGTGCCGTGACCGGGCAGCGACACCGCGGCGTCGCGCCGCTTCACCGGGGTGAGCGGCAGCAGCTCCCGCCGGTCCCGGGGGGTGTGCGCGGTGACCTGCTCACCGGCGACGACAGCGCTCAGCCGGGCGGCGATGTCCGGGTAGTCGTCGAAGCTCAGCACCGCCTGCGCCTCGGGCAGGCTGTCGGCCAGCTCCCGGCCGTACCGCTCGGCCATGCAGCCGGCGGCGACCACCTTGGCGCCGGTCTCGGCGGCCGCGAGCAGGGTCTGGATGGAGTCCTGCTTGGCCTTCTCCACGAAGCCGCACGTGTTCACGACCACCACGTCGGCGCCCTCACCGTCCGTGGTCACCTGCCAGCCGTCGGCGTGCAGCCGGGCGGCCAACTCCTCCGAGTCGACCTCGTTGCGGGCACAGCCCAGGGTGAGCAGGGCGACGCGACGGCCCTCGGCGGCGGACGGCAGCTCCAGCGGCGTCGGACGCGCCGAGCTGGAAGGGGAGGTGGCAGACACCATCCGAGGGTACCGGGCCGGCCGGGGAAGCCCACGCAGGCGGGCGCGCCCTGGCCTGGGAGACCATTCGCCGCCCCCGGTCAGCGCGTCGCGGCTCCCACCCGGGTCAGCCGGTCGAGCAGGAAGACCTCGGTCCCGGCCAGACCCGTGCAGCAGAAGACGGAGACCTGGTCCGCGGTGGTCCGGCCGGGGACCGCGCCGGCCAGGATGCCCCCCAGGTCGCGCAGCCGCCCGGCGTACGGGGGCGTGGCGGCGAGCATCGGCGGCCGGTAGTCCGCCGCCTGGGCCGGCGAGTCGGTGACCAGCAGGTCGGCGACGTCCAGCAGGTCGGCACCGAACTCGCTGCGATCGCGCTGCTTGAAGCCGACCGCGTTGACGTGCGTGCCGGGGCTCAGGTCGGCGGCGCGGAACACCGGGGTCGGGCTGGTGGTGGCGAGCACCACCATGTCCCGTCCGGTCACCGCCGAGCCGGCGTCGGCCACCGCGCGGGCCGGCACACCCAACTCGGCGCGGACCCGGGCGGCGAAGGCGTCCCGCCGGGCGGCGGAGCGGCTGTGCACCACCACCTCGCGCAGTGGGCGGACCGCGGCGGCGGCCCAGACCTGCGTCCACGCCTGCCGACCGGAGCCGATCACACCGAGGGTGGCCGCGTCCGGTCGGGCCAGCGCGTCGACCGCCACGCCACCCAACCCTCCGGTACGCCGGGAGCCCAGCTCCTCGCCGACCGCGACCGCCCGGACCGCGCCGGTGTGGGCGTCGTGCAGCACCACCAGCTGCTCGCCCTGCGGATGGCCGAAGGTGTCGTACGAGCGGAAGCCGTACCACTCGCCGACCAGGTGCCCGGCGGTGAGCACCATCCGCCCACCGCTCAGCGGGGCGGTGGCCCGGGGCGGGGCGACCAGCCGCCCGTCGTACGCGGCCAGCAGGGCGGCGCGCATGGCGTCGACCGTGGTGGCGGCGTCCAGCACGGCGGCGACCTCGGGGTCGGCGTAGAGCAGGGTCATGACCGCCATACTGCAAGTTGAAGTGAGGTGCAGGTCAACGCGAGGTGGCGGGGGTCACCGAGCCGTCGACGGACCGCACCCCCACCGACCGGGGCGGGTGTTAGCGTCGGTGCCGGTGGCCCGGTCGTCCTGGCCGCCCCGGACGAGTGGTGGGCGTACCCGGTCAGGCCAAGACGCCCCGCGTGACGTGCAGACTCGACTCGTCCGGGCGCGAGAGCCCCGGGCACTCTTCGTGAGGTGAACGATGGCCTGGCTGGTACTGGTGATCTCGGGACTGCTGGAGACGGCCTGGGCGATCGCCCTGGACCGCAGCGCCGGCTTCAGCCGGCTGGTCCCGTCGCTGGTGTTCGCGGTGGCCCTGGCATTCAGCATGGGCGGGCTGGCGTACGCGCTGCGGGAGATCCCGGTCGGCACCGGGTACGCGGTCTGGGTCGGCATCGGCGCGGTCGGCACCGCCCTGGTCGGGATGCTGTGGCTCGGCGAGTCGACGAGCCTGCCCCGGATCCTCTGCCTCCTGCTGGTGGTGGCCGGCGTGGTCGGCCTGAAGATCTTCCACTGAGTACCGCGCGGCGCGGCTCCGACACGCGTGAGCAGCGCCCACAGTGGGTAGAGACCGATCCGTCACGACAGGCTCTCACCCGGAGGCAGACATGGCCGACATGCCCAGCACCGCCCGCCCGCGCAGCAACGCCGCCCGGATCCTCACCATCGTGGGCTTCGTCTTCGCGGTGCTCGCCCTGTTGCTCAACCCGATCATCTTCGGCGTGCTCGGCGTGATCGCGGGCATCGTCGGCGCCGTGCTCGGCGACAAGCCGCTGGGCTGGTACGCCGCCGCGGCCAGCGTCGTCGCCGCGGTGATCAGCCTGGTGATCTTCTCCGCGCTGATCAACAACT
Above is a window of Micromonospora coriariae DNA encoding:
- the pgsA gene encoding CDP-diacylglycerol--glycerol-3-phosphate 3-phosphatidyltransferase yields the protein MTGATESTPPRVVPGVPVLNAANALTALRLVLVPVFAASVIVSGMTHAGWRMAACLIFAVASATDLVDGWIARRFGLVTSVGKVADPIADKALTGAALVLLSWYDRLPWWVTALILVRELGITGMRFWVIRHGVIAASRGGKIKTALQILAIAWYLWPMPAALASVGPWIMGAAVLVTVATGFDYIAQALRLRRPH
- the rimO gene encoding 30S ribosomal protein S12 methylthiotransferase RimO, with translation MVSATSPSSSARPTPLELPSAAEGRRVALLTLGCARNEVDSEELAARLHADGWQVTTDGEGADVVVVNTCGFVEKAKQDSIQTLLAAAETGAKVVAAGCMAERYGRELADSLPEAQAVLSFDDYPDIAARLSAVVAGEQVTAHTPRDRRELLPLTPVKRRDAAVSLPGHGTPTRTAVDTDEHTPAHLRQVLRRRLDTGPVASLKLASGCDRRCAFCAIPAFRGAFVSRTPDELLAEAEWLAKSGVRELVLVSENSTSYGKDLGDPRALEKLLPQLAAVTGIVRVRASYLQPAETRPGLVEAIANTPGVAPYFDLSFQHSSEPVLRRMRRFGSTDRFLELLASARALAPDAGARSNFIVGFPGETRADVDELVRFLTEARLDAIGMFDYSDEDGTEAAGLPGKVSAATIKRRYDRLSALADELCSQRAEDRLGRCVEVLVDTIEDGVVEGRAAHQAPEVDGSTTLVAPAEGGVDLSALRPGDLVRATVTGTEGVDLLAVPDEMISAAPGAAR
- a CDS encoding ornithine cyclodeaminase family protein, producing the protein MTLLYADPEVAAVLDAATTVDAMRAALLAAYDGRLVAPPRATAPLSGGRMVLTAGHLVGEWYGFRSYDTFGHPQGEQLVVLHDAHTGAVRAVAVGEELGSRRTGGLGGVAVDALARPDAATLGVIGSGRQAWTQVWAAAAVRPLREVVVHSRSAARRDAFAARVRAELGVPARAVADAGSAVTGRDMVVLATTSPTPVFRAADLSPGTHVNAVGFKQRDRSEFGADLLDVADLLVTDSPAQAADYRPPMLAATPPYAGRLRDLGGILAGAVPGRTTADQVSVFCCTGLAGTEVFLLDRLTRVGAATR
- a CDS encoding DMT family transporter codes for the protein MAWLVLVISGLLETAWAIALDRSAGFSRLVPSLVFAVALAFSMGGLAYALREIPVGTGYAVWVGIGAVGTALVGMLWLGESTSLPRILCLLLVVAGVVGLKIFH